From a single Sorghum bicolor cultivar BTx623 chromosome 5, Sorghum_bicolor_NCBIv3, whole genome shotgun sequence genomic region:
- the LOC8085997 gene encoding disease resistance protein RPP13, translating into MDLVVGASESTINSLVGKLGSLLAQEYALIRGVRGDIQYINDELASMKAFLLDLTQDDHDNRKKDWMKQIRDMAYDCEDCIDDFAHRLPKDSNFSGKCCCPWLAALLYDLWTCWPRHEIASNIAELKVRAQLIADRRMRYGVESPKGRESNDSSDDVPGYDEIAEDQLPRREMTMKEPVGTRTVMEELEKWVENKAVKDRTVASIVGFGGVGKTTIAMALFNKVMKDFDCRAWVTVSQNYDEEAVFRDILSQIIPDYNQQDSYENTERRNTEKCIPGQFKRALQLCRRHTPTTQHDNSGRSKLTSATTVKEHLQEKRYIILVDDIWSAETWKQISRCLPDNNRSSRIIVTSRLRSVGAACYQSEKDHIFSIDFLCDEDAEMLFKQSVSESKCRNDGDANNLSKQNQKHSDKEIIHHGELWRRCGGQPLAIVTMAGLVACNQNKPTKYWDKLCKRLPARETSVTEVFDKQVNSLTLEGVKRILDCCYNDLHGDLKTCLLYLAMFPKGCKTSRKCVTRRWIAEGFVTKKYGLTEEELAETYFNQLLRRKLIRPVDHSSNGKLKTFQVHDMVLDYIASKAREENFITVIGGHWMMPAPSGKVRRLSMQSSSSKPGDSTKGFNLSQVRSLTAFGNINQLRFQEFNNRLIQVLDFQGLKGVRDKHMNHICKMLILKYLSLRGTAITEIPPRIGKLEFLETLDIRETDVEELPENVRKLKRITSILGGSKNKNPRKGLRLPEEKRKKQQLQDKEDDGMKALRLQDNEGNGMKALRILSGIEINKTTAVESFYLLTELKKLSIYKLSIEGPDKIQIFEQLLSSIEYLCSCGLQTLAINDLDSEFIESLDKMSAAPRYLVALELSGKLEETPNWLQKLHTLNKLTLSVTVLRTGTLDLLSSMPLLYSLTFSFSGAKQDNDIVNVLEKNKSQSDGEIFVPKGFKSLKLLRFFAPRVPKLGFCDNAMPALEIIEMRYQTFEGLFGVNTLGNLKGVHLREEKLGEKDEKTINGFLLDDLKYSTEELQVAIDHTFITY; encoded by the exons ATGGATCTTGTGGTAGGTGCTTCAGAATCAACCATCAACAGTCTTGTGGGCAAGCTGGGCAGTCTTCTTGCCCAGGAATATGCTCTGATAAGGGGCGTACGTGGTGACATCCAGTACATCAACGATGAGCTCGCCAGCATGAAGGCCTTCCTTCTTGACCTCACCCAGGATGACCACGATAATCGGAAGAAGGACTGGATGAAGCAGATCCGTGACATGGCCTATGACTGTGAGGACTGCATAGATGACTTTGCCCATCGCCTCCCCAAGGATTCAAACTTTTCTGGCAAGTGCTGCTGCCCATGGCTGGCCGCACTGCTTTATGACCTCTGGACGTGCTGGCCTCGCCATGAAATTGCTTCCAATATTGCAGAGCTCAAGGTCCGGGCTCAACTAATCGCGGACCGACGCATGAGATACGGAGTGGAGAGCCCAAAAGGCAGAGAAAGCAATGACTCGTCTGATGATGTCCCTGGGTACGACGAAATTGCTGAGGATCAGCTCCCAAGGCGTGAGATGACTATGAAGGAGCCTGTCGGAACGAGGACTGTCATGGAGGAACTTGAGAAGTGGGTCGAGAACAAAGCTGTAAAGGACCGAACTGTCGCATCCATTGTTGGATTTGGGGGTGTGGGAAAGACCACGATTGCCATGGCGCTGTTCAATAAAGTTATGAAAGATTTTGACTGCCGGGCTTGGGTCACTGTGTCTCAGAACTATGATGAAGAAGCCGTTTTCCGTGATATTCTGAGTCAAATCATCCCAGATTACAATCAGCAAGACAGTTATGAAAACACTGAGAGAAGGAATACAGAGAAATGCATTCCAGGCCAATTCAAACGAGCTTTACAACTCTGCCGAAGGCACACACCGACAACACAGCATGACAATTCTGGGCGGTCCAAATTGACTTCAGCAACAACGGTAAAGGAGCACCTGCAGGAAAAGAG GTATATCATCTTAGTTGATGACATATGGTCGGCAGAAACATGGAAGCAAATATCACGTTGTTTGCCAGATAATAATAGAAGCAGCAGAATAATAGTTACTTCAAGACTTCGTTCTGTTGGTGCAGCCTGCTACCAGAGTGAAAAAGATCATATCTTTTCAATTGATTTTCTCTGTGATGAAGATGCCGAGATGTTATTCAAGCAGAGTGTTTCTGAATCGAAATGCCGCAATGATGGTGATGCCAATAATTTATCCAAGCAAAACCAGAAACACAGCGACAAGGAAATAATACACCATGGAGAATTATGGAGAAGGTGTGGGGGCCAGCCTTTGGCCATAGTCACCATGGCTGGTCTTGTGGCCTGCAACCAAAACAAACCGACGAAGTATTGGGATAAGCTTTGCAAAAGATTGCCAGCACGAGAGACTTCCGTTACTGAGGTGTTTGACAAACAAGTAAATTCTCTTACTCTGGAAGGAGTTAAAAGGATTCTTGATTGTTGCTACAATGATCTGCATGGAGATCTCAAGACCTGCTTATTGTACTTAGCCATGTTTCCAAAGGGTTGTAAAACTAGTAGGAAGTGTGTAACCCGGCGATGGATAGCTGAAGGTTTTGTTACTAAGAAGTATGGGCTGACAGAGGAGGAACTTGCAGAGACATACTTTAATCAGCTTTTAAGAAGGAAGTTAATACGTCCTGTGGATCACAGCAGCAACGGAAAGCTAAAAACCTTTCAAGTACATGACATGGTTCTTGACTATATTGCATCCAAAGCAAGAGAAGAGAATTTTATTACGGTGATTGGTGGGCACTGGATGATGCCAGCACCGAGTGGTAAAGTTCGTCGACTGTCCATGCAGAGCAGTAGTTCTAAGCCTGGAGATTCAACAAAAGGCTTCAATCTGTCTCAAGTGCGGTCGCTGACCGCTTTTGGGAACATTAATCAGCTGCGTTTTCAAGAATTTAATAACAGATTAATACAAGTCCTGGATTTTCAAGGACTGAAGGGAGTTAGAGACAAACATATGAATCACATTTGTAAAATGCTTATACTGAAGTATTTGAGCCTCCGAGGAACAGCTATTACTGAAATTCCACCGAGAATTGGGAAACTTGAGTTTTTAGAAACACTTGACATAAGGGAAACAGATGTTGAAGAGCTTCCTGAAAATGTAAGGAAACTAAAACGGATCACTAGCATACTTGGTGGGAGTAAAAACAAAAACCCACGGAAAGGGTTAAGGCTGCCTGAAGAAAAACGTAAGAAGCAACAGTTGCAAGATAAAGAGGACGATGGAATGAAAGCACTGCGTTTGCAAGATAACGAGGGTAATGGGATGAAAGCACTGCGCATACTTTCTGGGATCGAGATCAACAAAACAACAGCTGTAGAAAGCTTTTATTTGTTGACGGAGCTAAAGAAGCTGAGTATTTACAAGCTGAGTATAGAGGGTCCAGATAAAATTCAAATCTTCGAACAACTATTATCTTCTATTGAGTACCTTTGCAGCTGTGGTCTGCAGACTCTGGCAATCAACGATTTAGATTCTGAATTTATCGAATCACTAGACAAAATGTCCGCAGCTCCAAGATATCTCGTTGCACTTGAGCTTTCAGGAAAGTTAGAAGAAACCCCAAATTGGCTCCAGAAACTACACACACTGAACAAGTTAACCCTATCTGTCACAGTTCTCAGGACAGGTACTTTGGATCTCCTCTCCAGCATGCCGCTGCTgtattctctcacattttcatttAGTGGAGCCAAGCAGGATAATGATATAGTGAATGTCCTCGAGAAGAATAAATCACAATCTGATGGGGAGATCTTTGTTCCAAAAGGATTCAAAAGCCTTAAGCTTCTTCGGTTCTTTGCACCTCGTGTTCCAAAGCTGGGCTTCTGTGACAACGCAATGCCAGCACTTGAGATTATTGAGATGAGGTATCAAACCTTCGAAGGTCTGTTTGGAGTTAACACACTTGGCAATCTCAAAGGTGTGCATCTCAGAGAGGAGAAACTGGGAGAAAAAGATGAGAAAACAATAAACGGATTCTTGTTAGATGATTTGAAATATAGCACAGAGGAACTGCAGGTAGCCATTGATCACACCTTCATCACTTATTGA